The genomic DNA CCTCCGACAAGGCGGCCCGCTTCATCTGGCTCTGCAACGCCTACAACATCCCCCTCGTCTACCTGGCCGACGTCTCGGGGTTCATGGTCGGCTCGAAGGTGGAGCGAGCGGGGATCATCCGCCACGGCGCCAAGCTGATCTTCGCCACCGCCCAGGCCACCGTGCCGAAGATCTGCGCCGTGATCCGCAAGTGCTACGGCGCCGGCCTCTACGCGATGTGCGGTCCGGCCTACGAGCCGGACGCGGCGATCGCGCTCCCCCAGGCGCAGATCGCCATCATGGGGCCCGAGCCGGCCGTAAACGCCGTCTACTACAACAAGATCATGGAGCTGCCCGAGGCTGAGCGTGCAGGCTTTGTCGAGCAGAAGCGCAAGGAGTTCCAGGAGGATATCGACATCTACAAGCTGGCCTCGGAGATGCTCGTGGACGACATCGTCCCGGGCTCCCAGCTCCGGGGCGAGCTGATCAAGCGGCTCGCGCACGCCGAGACCAAGCACGCGGAGTTCCCGCCGCGCCGCGGCGGCGTCTACCCAGTGTAGCCGTCCCCGCTGATGGCGCCCGAGCGCCTGCGGATCTGGACGATCTCCGTATCGCTGGCCAGCCTGCTCTTCCTGGTCCCCCACGTCGTTGAAGATCTTTCCGAAGGGCTCGCGCGACGGCTCGGGCTTGCCTCGGACCTTCTGGCGCTCCTCCTCGGGGGCTTTCTCGCGCTCCAGTCCCTCGGGCTCGTCCTCGTCGGGCAGGGGAGACGGACCGGGTTCGTCATCACGGCGGTGGTCGGGCTGATCTGGGTGGCGGGGGCGATCGTGGACCACGGGCCTGCGCTCCTCGCCGGGCCGTTCCGCAGCGGCGCACGCTCCGTGCTCTGGGTGGTGGGGCTGATTGTCGGCCAGGCGGCGTCGACGGCCCTGGCGGGGTGGGGCGCCGGGCGCGCGGGCGCCGGGAGGCGAGCCTGATCGCGCCGCTGAGCGGCCTGATCACCGCGGTCCGGTTCCTGACCATCGTGCCCGTTCCCGGCAGAGGTCTGGACGGCCCTGACGCGCTCGGCCGAGCGGCAGCGTGGTTTCCGCTGGTCGGCCTCGCCCTGGGCCTGGCGCTCGCCGCGTTGGATCGCGTCCTCGCCTGGCCGTTCCCGCCGCTCCTGTCCGCCCTGCTCGTGCTGACCGCCTGGAAGCTCCTAACCGGCGGGATTCACCTGGACGGCTTGGCCGACTGTCTGGACGGCCTGGGAGTCCGTGATCCCGAGCGGCGGCTCGTCGTCATGCGCGACAGCCGGATCGGGGCCTTCGGCGCGCTCGGCCTGATCCTGCTCCTGCTCCTTACCCTCGCAGCGCTGGCCGAGCTGGCGCCGCCGGTTCGCCGCGCCGGACTTGTCCTGGCCCCGCTCGTCGGCCGCTACGCCCCGCTCCTCCTCGCCCGGATGTTTCACCCCGCCTCGCCCGACAGCGGGTACGGAGCCGCTTTCATGCGTGCGGTCTCGGCGCCTGCTGTTCTCGTTGGTGGAGGGTTCGTCGCGATCTGCGCGGGTCTCGTTCTCGGTCTTCGGGGTGAGCTGGCCGGGGCGATCGGCGTCGCGGTGGCGCTGGTGGCGGGCGCGTTCTTCTCGCGTCGCCTTCACGGGCTCACCGGGGATGGTCTCGGCGCCGCCGTGGAACTCGCCGAGCTGGGCGTGCTCCTCGCGCTC from Candidatus Rokuibacteriota bacterium includes the following:
- a CDS encoding acyl-CoA carboxylase subunit beta yields the protein SDKAARFIWLCNAYNIPLVYLADVSGFMVGSKVERAGIIRHGAKLIFATAQATVPKICAVIRKCYGAGLYAMCGPAYEPDAAIALPQAQIAIMGPEPAVNAVYYNKIMELPEAERAGFVEQKRKEFQEDIDIYKLASEMLVDDIVPGSQLRGELIKRLAHAETKHAEFPPRRGGVYPV
- the cobS gene encoding adenosylcobinamide-GDP ribazoletransferase, giving the protein MGRRARGRREASLIAPLSGLITAVRFLTIVPVPGRGLDGPDALGRAAAWFPLVGLALGLALAALDRVLAWPFPPLLSALLVLTAWKLLTGGIHLDGLADCLDGLGVRDPERRLVVMRDSRIGAFGALGLILLLLLTLAALAELAPPVRRAGLVLAPLVGRYAPLLLARMFHPASPDSGYGAAFMRAVSAPAVLVGGGFVAICAGLVLGLRGELAGAIGVAVALVAGAFFSRRLHGLTGDGLGAAVELAELGVLLALVALVRILPG